The DNA region TTCGGTCCTGCTGTGCGGGCTTGCCGGGGTACGTACGCACGGGAGGGCCGCTCAAAGCTCCCCGGTGCACGTGCCCCGGCCAACACTTGCCCGAAGCGTCCCCCAAGACACTCCGTCGGACGTCCCCCAAGACATCCTTGGCATCGCACTCTTAGACTCACCAACCCATCAGATGGTTACCCTCGAATCGGTGTGATCTAAGTCTCTTTGTGTACATCATGTGAAGGAGCGCAACCGCAGACTGTTCGTCACGACGAACACCGACGAAAACGCCATGGCCGCACCCGCGATCATGGGACTGAGCAGCCCGAACGCAGCAAGAGGCAGTGCGGCCACGTTGTAGCCGAAGGCCCAGAAGAGGTTGCTTCTGATGGTCGACAGAGTACGCCTCGACAGCCGGATGGCGTCAGCCGCCACCTTGAGATCTCCACGAACCAGCGTGAGGTCGCCCGCCTCGATCGCCGCATCCGTGCCGGTGCCCATGGAAAGGCCCAGGTCGGCGGCCGCAAGGGCCGCCGCGTCGTTGACGCCGTCGCCGACCATGGCCACGGAACGCCCCTCGGCCTGGAGGCGGCGGACGACGTCCACCTTGTCCTCGGGCATGACCTCCGCGTAGACCTCGTCGATCCCCACGGCCTCGGCCACCGCGTCGGCCACCGCTCGGTTGTCGCCGGTCAGCAGGATGGGCCTCAGGCCCAGCGCCCGCAGCTCCGCGACGGCGGCGGCGCTGGTCTCCTTCACCGCGTCGGCGACCTCCAGCACTCCACGTGCCTCGCCGTCCCAGGCGACGACGAGTGCTGTCCGGCCCTGGCGCGCCGCGTCCGTCATGGCGCCGGCCAGGGCGGGCGGGAGTGCGATCCCCGCGTCCGCGAGCAGCTTCGGACGGCCGGCCAGGACCTCGTGCCCCTCCACGGTGCCCCGGACGCCCAGTCCGGGGACGTTGGTGAAGGCCGTGGGGGAGGGGAGGCCCGCCGGCGTGCGGGCGGCGGCCCCGGTGGCCACGGCCCGGGCGACGGGGTGCTCGGATGCGTGTTCGAGTGCGCCCGCGAGGCGGAGGACGTCGGCCTCGGTCGTACCGGACACGGTGCGGACGCGTCCCAGGGTCATGCGGCCGGTGGTGACGGTGCCGGTCTTGTCGAGGAGGATCGTGTCGGCCGCGCGGGTCGTCTCCAGCACCTCGGGCCCCTTGATGAGGATGCCGAGCTGGGCGCCGCGTCCGGTGCCCACCATGAGCGCGGTGGGGGTGGCGAGTCCCAGGGCGCAGGGGCAGGCGATGATCAGGACGGCCACCGCGGCGGTGAACGAGGCCGTGACGTCGTCGGTGACGAGCAGCCACACGACCAGGGTGGCCAGGGCGATGAGCAGGACGACGGGCACGAAGACCGCGGAGATCCGGTCCGCGAGGCGCTGGGCCGCGGCCTTCCCGTTCTGCGCGTTCTCGACGAGCTCCGCCATCCGGGCCAGCTGCGTGTCGCCGCCGACGCGGGTGGCCTCGACGACCAGACGGCCCGACGTGTTGAGGGTGGCCCCGGTGACCGGGTCTCCGGTGGTGGTGTCCACGGGTACGGACTCACCGGTGAGCATGGAGGCGTCGACGGCGGAGGACCCCTCCAGGACCGTGCCGTCCGTGGCGATCTTCTCGCCCGGCCGCACGACGAAGCGGTCACCGACGACGAGGTCGCCGACCGGAATCCGCACCTCGGTCTCCCTGCCGTCCGGGCCGGGGCGCAGGACCGCGACGTCCTTCGCGCCCAGGTGCAGCAGGGCGCGCAGGGCCGACCCCGCCGTCCGCTTCGCCCGCGCCTCCAGGTAGCGGCCCAGGAGGATGAAGGTGACGACTCCGGCCGCCACTTCCAGATAGATGGTGGAGGAGGGGTCGGAGCGGGCCCCGGTGAACGCGAACCCGTGCCGCATGCCCGGCATGCCCGCGCTGCCCAGGAACAGCGCCCACAGCGACCAGCCGAAGGCGGCGAGGGTGCCTACGGACACCAGGGTGTCCATCGTCGCGGCACCGTGGCGCAGGTTGGTCCAGGTGGCCCTGTGGAAGGGCAGCCCACCCCAGACGACGACGGGGGCGGCGAGGGTGAGGGAGAGCCACTGCCAGTTGTCGAACTGCAGGGCCGGAACCATGGCCATGAGCACGACGGGCACGGCGAGCGTCACCGAGACCAGCAGGCGCCGGCGCAGCGCGGACAGGGCGCCGTCCGCGTCCGCCCGCTCCGGGGCGTCCGTCCCCGCGTCCGCCCGCTCCGGGACGGGGTCCGTGGCCGTCTCCGCGTCCACCCGCGCCGGGACACGGTCCGTGGCCGTCTCCGCGTGGTCCGGGGCGCCGCCGGCACGGCCCGGCAGCCCGCTCGCCCCGTCCGGCCGGAGCGGCCGAGGGGTCGTCCGGCGGACCGGGCGCGCGGTGTAGCCCGTCTTCTCGACCGTGGCGACCAGGTCGTCGAGCGCGGTGCCCGCGCCGAACGAGACGCGGGCCCTCTCGGTCGCGTAGTTGACGGTGGCGGTGACGCCGTCCATCCGGTTGAGCTTCTTCTCGACGCGGGCCGCGCACGAGGCGCAGGTCATCCCGCCGATGGTGAGCTCGGTCTCGGAGGTCTCCGCCGCCGGGACCTCGGCCGCCGTGGTGCCGGGCATGGTGCTCACTCCTGGGTGACGCGGGTCGGGCCGTCGTTCCCTCGCGTGTACCCGCTGAGGGGGCGGCCCGGCGGACATGTGCGGGTGGCGCGGCCCCCGGGTGCCGGGCCGTTGCGCCGGGTGTCCTCTCAGGCCAGGCCGACGAGCTCGTAACCGGCCTCGTCGACGGCGGCGCGTACGGCGTCCTCGGCCAGCGGCGCGGTGGAGGTCACGGTCACCCGTCCGGTCGAGGCCTCGGCCTTCACCGAAGTGACTCCTTCGAGGCCGGAGATCTCCTCGGAGACGGCCCCTTCGCAGTGGCCGCAGGTCATGCCCTTCACCTCGTACACCGTCGACACCCCGACGGCCTGGACGTCGGCCGCCCCGTCGTGGCAGGAGCCGGTGGACGAGCAGCAGGAGCCGGCGGTCTGGGGGGTCTGGGTCTGGGTCTCGGCGGTCATGACGTTCTCCTCTTCGCAGGCACACATGGACGTGACACGAGGGGGCACGGGGAAGCCCGGTGCGCCACTCACCCTTCATACTATACCCCTAGGGGGTACCTGGCGGGAGTGGGGCGCGGCGAGTCCCCACCGGTGTGCGGACCGGCCACCCTCGCGCGGGCCCTCCGCAGTGCCGGGCCCGGCCGCCGCAGGGCCCGGCCGCGGTGTGCGGTGGTGGCGCCGGACACCGCGGCCGCGGGCGTAGATTCGCCGGACCGGAGAACGGGTCCACGGGAGGCGGGCAGATGCGGGCAGTCGTGTTCGAGGAGTTCGGGCAGGAGCCACGGGTGCGGGACCTGCCCGATCCCGAGCCGCCCACCGCAGGCGCAGTGGTCCGGGTCGGGGCCACCGGGCTGTGCCGCAGCGACTGGCACGGCTGGATGGGCCACGACCCGGACATCGTCCTTCCGCACGTGCCCGGCCACGAACTGGCGGGCGTGATCGAGGAGGTGGGGCCCGGCGTGCACAACTGGCGCCCGGGAGACCGGGTCACCGTGCCGTTCGTCTGCGCCTGCGGCCGGTGCGCCGCCTGTGCGGCGGGTGCCCAGCAGGTCTGTGAACGGCAGACCCAGCCCGGCTTCACGCACTGGGGATCCTTCGCCGAGTTCGTGGCCCTGGAACAGGCCGACGTCAATCTGGTGGCGGTCCCCGAGGAACTGTCGTTCGCCACGGCGGCCGGACTCGGATGCCGCTTCGCCACCGCTTTCCGGGCCGTCACCGGCCAGGGGCGGGTCGCGCCTGGGGAGTGGGTCGCCGTGCACGGCTGCGGCGGGGCCGGACTGTCGGCCGTGATGATCGCGGTGGCCTGCGGGGCCCGGGTCGTGGCCGTCGACGTCTCGCCGCACGCCCTCGAACTGGCCCGGGCGTTCGGCGCCGCCGCCTGCGTGGACGCCTCGGCGTACCCGGGCGGCGCGGACGAGGCGGTGCGGGAACTGACCGGTGGCGGTGCGCATCTGTCGCTCGACGCGCTGGGCTCTCCCGTCACCTGTGCCGCATCGGTGCGGAGCCTGCGCAGGCAGGGCCGCCATGTGCAGGTCGGGCTGCTCCCGCCGGCGGCCGGTGACCCCCTGGTGCCCATGGGGCGGGTGATCGGCCTGGAGCTGGAGATCCTCGGCAGCCACGGCATGGCCGCGCACGACTACCCGCCGATGATGGACATGGTGCGGGCCGGCACCCTGCGCCCCGATCTCCTGGTCACCTCCACCATCACCCTGGACGCCGCCCCGGCCGCGCTCGCCGCGATGGGTGCGGCTCCGGCGGCGGGAGTGACGATCATCGAACCCGCGCAGGTGACCTAGGTCCCTCGACGGCCCCGGTTGCTGGGCCGGGACGCGATCCAGGCGAGCACGGTGGCCACGTACCAGTACGGCTTCCCGTGCCGGACGTCGTCCGGCGGGGGGAGCAGCCCGTGCTTGCGGTACGAGCGGACGGTGTCGGGCCGGACCTGCAGGTGTGCGGCAATGTCCTGGTACGACCAGAGCCTTCTGTCCGTCATGGGTGACACCTCTCCGTACCTCCGTGAGCCGCGTGTGCCGCGCTTCTCCGTTGACGTGAACGACGGGATCGCGGGCGGGGCAGGGGGTGTCGCGAGGCTGTGACACGAACCCGGTGGAACACGTACATACGTGACGCGGAGGTGACCGCCGACACGGACCGGCCGGGTGGGACGGAAGAGGCGGGCGTGGTCAGGCTGCTGGCCGCGCGGGACCGGGCGTGGTCAGGCGGCGGGCCGCGCGGGACCGGGCGTGGTCAGGCGGCGGGCCGCGCGGGACCGCAGATGCGGAGGAACTCGCGGGTGCGCCGGGCGATGGGCAGCGGCTTGTCCGGTGGGCACGGGTACATGTCCTGCTCGACGACGGCGAACAGATCGGTGCCCAGAGCGCGCGCGGCGGCCAGCACCGGCTCCAGCGCGGGCACGCCGCCCGGCGGCTCGCACATCACGCCACGGGCGACCGCCTGGCCGAACGGCACCTCGTTCGCGACGACATCGGCCAGGATCACCGGATCGACCTGCTTGAGGTGCAGATAGCCGATGCGTTCGCCGTACGTCTCGATGAGCTTCACGCTGTCCCCGCCGCAGTACGCGTAGTGGCCGGTGTCGAGGCAGAGGGAGACCAGATCGGGGTCGGTCGCGTCGAGGAAGCGGCTGACGTTCTCCTCGCCGTCGATGTGCGTGTCGGCGTGCGGGTGCACGACGATCCGCAGCCCGTACCTCTCCCGCACCTCATGTCCCAGCCGCTCCGTCTGCGCGGTCAGGTCGCGCCATTGCGCCGGCGTGAGCGTGCGGTCCTCCAGGACCGCGCCCGTCCTGTCGTCCCGCCAGAACGACGGGATGACCACCAGGTGTTCGGCACCCATCGCGCGGGTGAGCGCGGCGATACCGGCGACATGCTCCCAGGTGCGGTCCCAGACGTCCGGGCCGTGGTGCAATCCGGTGAAGACGGTGCCCGCGGAGACGGTGAGGCCACGGCGGGCGGTCTCGTCCGCGAGCCGGACGGGGTCGGTCGGCAGGTAGCCGTACGGGCCGAGCTCGATCCACCGGTAGCCCGCCTCGGAGACCTCGTCGAGGAAGCGCTCCCAGGGCACCTGCTGCGGGTCGTCGGGGAACCACACCCCCCAGGAATCGGGTGCCGAGCCGATGCGGATGCGGGCCGGAGAGGGTACGGAGGAGGTCATATCGCCCACCTTTCAGGGCCGGAAATGGAGTGTCAAGAGTTCGTCCGAATGTCCGGACAAAGTGTTGACACGGTGCGGGGCGAGGGCTAGACCTGGGACCAGCCGTCCGGCCGCGGCCGAAACGCGGACCGAAGGGATGCGCATGCCTGAGCCGTACGACGTGATCACCATGGGGCGGATCGGGGTCGACATCTACCCGCTGCAGACCGGCGTACCGCTGGCCCGGGTCGAGACCTTCGGCAAGTTCCTCGGCGGCTCGCCGTCCAACGTGGCGGTGGCCGCCGCACGGCTGGGGCGGCGCTCGGCCGTGATCACCCGGACGGGCCGGGACCCCTTCGGCGACTACCTCCGCCAGGAGCTGGGCGCCTTCGGTGTGGACGCCCGCTGGGTGAGCGCCGTGGAGCGGTCCCCCACACCCGTCACCTTCTGCGAGATCTTCCCCCCGGACGACTTCCCGCTCTACTTCTACCGGCAGCCCAAGGCGCCCGACCTGGAGATCCATGCCGGGGAGCTGGACCTGGACGCGGTGCGGGCCGCCCGGGTCTTCTGGATGACCGGCACCGGACTGTGTGCGGAACCCAGCCGCTCCGCGACCCTCGCCGCGCTCCGCGCACGCGACGCGGCGCGGACGGCGGAGCCCGGGCGCGCCACGGTCTTCGACCTCGACTGGCGCCCCATGTTCTGGGACGAGGGGGACCACGGCTCCGTCGCCCCCGCTCGGTACCGCGAAGCGCTCGCCCACGCCACGGTCGCCGTGGGGAACGTCGACGAGTGCGAGATCGCCACCGGGGAACGCGACCCGCACGCCGCCGCCCGCGCCCTGCTGGCCGCCGGGGTCGAGCTCGCCGTCGTCAAACGGGGTCCGGCGGGCGTGCTCGCCGTCCACCGCGACGGCACGAGCTCCGACGTCCCGCCCCTCCCCGTGGACGTCGTCAACGGGCTGGGGGCCGGGGACGCGTTCGGCGGCGCCCTCTGCCACGGGCTGCTCGCCGGCTGGGACACCGCACGCATCATGCGGTACGCCAACGCCGCGGGCGCCATCGTCGCGTCCCGCCTCGCCTGCTCGTCCGCCATGCCGTTCCCGCACGAGGTCGAACAGGCCCTGCACGCCGGTGCCGTCACGGCGGCCCCGGCACCGGAGGCCACCGGAGCCGCCCCGTGACCCCGCCCGCCGCGGCCGGCGTCGCCGATCTCGTCCGCCTCCGGGCGCACCGCCCCGAGGCGGTGGCCGAGGCCGCCGCCTCCCGGCGCAGGCGCCCCCTCCTCGGCCCCACCGGACGCCTGATGATCATCGCCGCGGACCACCCGGCCCGTGGCGCCCTCGCCGTCGGCGACGACGAGATGGCCATGGCGGACCGCTTCGAGCTGCTGGAACGCCTCTGTCTCGCCCTGTCCCGCCCCGGTGTCGACGGAGTGCTGGCGGCCGCCGACGTCCTGGAGGACCTGCTGCTCCTCGGCGCCCTGGAGGACAAGGTCGTCATCGGCTCGATGAACCGCGGCGGACTCGCCGGAGCCGCCTTCGAGCTCGACGACCGCTTCACCGGCCACCGCCCAGAGGACCTGGCCCGGCAGAACTTCGACGCGGGCAAGCTGCTGCTGAGGATCGACCACGGTGATCCCGCCTCCCTGGACACCCTGCACACCGCCGCCCGCACCGTGAACGCGATGGCCGCCCACCGGCTGCCCGTCTTCATCGAGCCGTTCCTCTGCCACCGCACGGGCGACGGCCTCGGCACCGACCTGGGAGCCGCCGCCGTCACGACGTCCATCGCCATCGCCTCGGGGCTGGGCGGCACATCCGCGTACACCTGGCTGAAGGTCCCGGTCACGGAGGACCCCGACGACATGGAACGGGTGCTGCGGGCCTCGACCCTGCCCGCCGTCCTGCTGGGCGGCGAGGTCAAGGGCGATCTGGACGGGGCGTACGAGAAGTGGCGCGGGGCGCTGCGACTGCCGAC from Streptomyces sp. B1I3 includes:
- a CDS encoding cation-translocating P-type ATPase → MPGTTAAEVPAAETSETELTIGGMTCASCAARVEKKLNRMDGVTATVNYATERARVSFGAGTALDDLVATVEKTGYTARPVRRTTPRPLRPDGASGLPGRAGGAPDHAETATDRVPARVDAETATDPVPERADAGTDAPERADADGALSALRRRLLVSVTLAVPVVLMAMVPALQFDNWQWLSLTLAAPVVVWGGLPFHRATWTNLRHGAATMDTLVSVGTLAAFGWSLWALFLGSAGMPGMRHGFAFTGARSDPSSTIYLEVAAGVVTFILLGRYLEARAKRTAGSALRALLHLGAKDVAVLRPGPDGRETEVRIPVGDLVVGDRFVVRPGEKIATDGTVLEGSSAVDASMLTGESVPVDTTTGDPVTGATLNTSGRLVVEATRVGGDTQLARMAELVENAQNGKAAAQRLADRISAVFVPVVLLIALATLVVWLLVTDDVTASFTAAVAVLIIACPCALGLATPTALMVGTGRGAQLGILIKGPEVLETTRAADTILLDKTGTVTTGRMTLGRVRTVSGTTEADVLRLAGALEHASEHPVARAVATGAAARTPAGLPSPTAFTNVPGLGVRGTVEGHEVLAGRPKLLADAGIALPPALAGAMTDAARQGRTALVVAWDGEARGVLEVADAVKETSAAAVAELRALGLRPILLTGDNRAVADAVAEAVGIDEVYAEVMPEDKVDVVRRLQAEGRSVAMVGDGVNDAAALAAADLGLSMGTGTDAAIEAGDLTLVRGDLKVAADAIRLSRRTLSTIRSNLFWAFGYNVAALPLAAFGLLSPMIAGAAMAFSSVFVVTNSLRLRSFT
- a CDS encoding heavy-metal-associated domain-containing protein gives rise to the protein MTAETQTQTPQTAGSCCSSTGSCHDGAADVQAVGVSTVYEVKGMTCGHCEGAVSEEISGLEGVTSVKAEASTGRVTVTSTAPLAEDAVRAAVDEAGYELVGLA
- a CDS encoding zinc-dependent alcohol dehydrogenase family protein, with amino-acid sequence MRAVVFEEFGQEPRVRDLPDPEPPTAGAVVRVGATGLCRSDWHGWMGHDPDIVLPHVPGHELAGVIEEVGPGVHNWRPGDRVTVPFVCACGRCAACAAGAQQVCERQTQPGFTHWGSFAEFVALEQADVNLVAVPEELSFATAAGLGCRFATAFRAVTGQGRVAPGEWVAVHGCGGAGLSAVMIAVACGARVVAVDVSPHALELARAFGAAACVDASAYPGGADEAVRELTGGGAHLSLDALGSPVTCAASVRSLRRQGRHVQVGLLPPAAGDPLVPMGRVIGLELEILGSHGMAAHDYPPMMDMVRAGTLRPDLLVTSTITLDAAPAALAAMGAAPAAGVTIIEPAQVT
- a CDS encoding AlpA family transcriptional regulator, with product MTDRRLWSYQDIAAHLQVRPDTVRSYRKHGLLPPPDDVRHGKPYWYVATVLAWIASRPSNRGRRGT
- a CDS encoding sugar phosphate isomerase/epimerase; this translates as MTSSVPSPARIRIGSAPDSWGVWFPDDPQQVPWERFLDEVSEAGYRWIELGPYGYLPTDPVRLADETARRGLTVSAGTVFTGLHHGPDVWDRTWEHVAGIAALTRAMGAEHLVVIPSFWRDDRTGAVLEDRTLTPAQWRDLTAQTERLGHEVRERYGLRIVVHPHADTHIDGEENVSRFLDATDPDLVSLCLDTGHYAYCGGDSVKLIETYGERIGYLHLKQVDPVILADVVANEVPFGQAVARGVMCEPPGGVPALEPVLAAARALGTDLFAVVEQDMYPCPPDKPLPIARRTREFLRICGPARPAA
- the iolC gene encoding 5-dehydro-2-deoxygluconokinase → MPEPYDVITMGRIGVDIYPLQTGVPLARVETFGKFLGGSPSNVAVAAARLGRRSAVITRTGRDPFGDYLRQELGAFGVDARWVSAVERSPTPVTFCEIFPPDDFPLYFYRQPKAPDLEIHAGELDLDAVRAARVFWMTGTGLCAEPSRSATLAALRARDAARTAEPGRATVFDLDWRPMFWDEGDHGSVAPARYREALAHATVAVGNVDECEIATGERDPHAAARALLAAGVELAVVKRGPAGVLAVHRDGTSSDVPPLPVDVVNGLGAGDAFGGALCHGLLAGWDTARIMRYANAAGAIVASRLACSSAMPFPHEVEQALHAGAVTAAPAPEATGAAP
- a CDS encoding deoxyribose-phosphate aldolase; this encodes MTPPAAAGVADLVRLRAHRPEAVAEAAASRRRRPLLGPTGRLMIIAADHPARGALAVGDDEMAMADRFELLERLCLALSRPGVDGVLAAADVLEDLLLLGALEDKVVIGSMNRGGLAGAAFELDDRFTGHRPEDLARQNFDAGKLLLRIDHGDPASLDTLHTAARTVNAMAAHRLPVFIEPFLCHRTGDGLGTDLGAAAVTTSIAIASGLGGTSAYTWLKVPVTEDPDDMERVLRASTLPAVLLGGEVKGDLDGAYEKWRGALRLPTVQGLVVGRSLLYPADGDVAGAVDTAVGLL